Proteins encoded together in one Otariodibacter oris window:
- the serA gene encoding phosphoglycerate dehydrogenase has translation MTNKVSLDKAKIKFVLLEGVHQNAIDTLKAAGYTNIEYHKKALDGEELIDAIKDAHFLGIRSRTFLTEEVLSHANKLIAIGCFCIGTNQVNLEAAKRRGIPVFNAPFSNTRSVAELALGEILLLMRQVPKANAEVHRGLWNKSAAGANEVRGKNLGIIGYGHIGSQLSILAEAVGMRVYFYDIENKLPLGNAQQVGSLDELLAMSDAISLHVPENASTKNILNATNLPKVKQGAVIINAARGTVVDIDALVEVLKSGQIRGAALDVFPKEPASINDPFESPLREFDNVILTPHIGGSTSEAQANIGSEVASKFVKYSDNGSTLSAVNFPEVSLPEHHGAKRLLHIHANKPGILNKINQVFVDADVNIAAQFLQTDPAIGYVVIDVESENTEEALKRLKAIDGTIRARVLY, from the coding sequence ATGACAAACAAAGTTTCATTAGATAAAGCAAAAATTAAATTTGTATTGCTAGAAGGTGTTCATCAAAATGCGATTGATACACTAAAAGCAGCTGGTTATACCAATATTGAATATCATAAAAAAGCCTTAGATGGCGAAGAGTTGATTGATGCAATAAAAGATGCACATTTCCTTGGTATTCGTTCTCGTACTTTTTTAACAGAGGAAGTGCTATCTCATGCGAATAAACTTATTGCAATTGGTTGTTTCTGTATTGGAACAAACCAAGTAAATTTAGAAGCAGCAAAACGACGAGGTATTCCTGTATTTAATGCACCATTCTCTAACACTCGCTCTGTAGCAGAATTGGCTTTAGGTGAAATTCTATTATTAATGCGCCAAGTACCTAAAGCAAATGCTGAGGTTCATCGTGGTCTATGGAATAAATCAGCTGCAGGAGCAAATGAAGTTCGTGGTAAAAATCTAGGTATTATTGGTTATGGGCATATTGGTTCACAATTGAGTATATTAGCCGAAGCTGTCGGTATGCGAGTTTATTTTTATGACATTGAAAATAAATTGCCATTAGGGAATGCGCAACAAGTTGGTTCTCTTGATGAATTACTGGCAATGAGTGATGCGATTTCACTTCATGTTCCCGAAAATGCTTCAACTAAAAATATTTTAAATGCGACTAACTTACCAAAAGTAAAACAAGGTGCAGTAATTATTAATGCAGCTCGTGGAACCGTAGTTGATATTGATGCTTTGGTCGAGGTATTAAAATCAGGTCAAATTAGAGGTGCAGCATTAGATGTCTTCCCTAAAGAACCCGCTTCTATTAATGATCCATTTGAATCACCATTACGTGAGTTTGATAATGTGATCTTAACTCCTCATATCGGTGGTTCAACATCAGAAGCTCAAGCAAACATTGGTTCTGAAGTCGCAAGTAAATTTGTAAAATATTCTGATAATGGTTCAACATTATCTGCGGTTAATTTCCCAGAGGTTTCATTACCAGAGCATCATGGTGCAAAACGTTTATTGCATATTCATGCTAACAAGCCAGGTATTTTAAATAAAATTAACCAAGTGTTTGTTGATGCAGATGTAAATATTGCAGCTCAGTTCTTACAAACTGATCCAGCTATTGGTTATGTTGTTATTGATGTGGAATCAGAGAATACAGAAGAAGCATTAAAACGTTTGAAAGCAATTGATGGTACGATCAGGGCGAGAGTACTTTATTAA
- a CDS encoding DUF5358 domain-containing protein, which yields MLKKIVISTLCLGTVVACTSQPVEQPFPGEFIGADYILLDKDAKQWTMVSRQVEECIYPNLTRIQQEHFAPEDAYIHAQYVLFYPLEDIIGEDYVKMIQNDSKSMGYAKYQFKKYKTTMVPDLDMEQCKILREKAKNDLAVLKGEYLSGMAEDKQEQPSPSNDVATDNNKFFFDIIKWGSALLL from the coding sequence ATGTTAAAGAAAATTGTTATTAGTACATTATGTTTAGGGACTGTTGTTGCTTGTACGTCTCAACCAGTTGAACAACCTTTTCCTGGAGAATTTATTGGGGCAGATTATATTCTTTTGGATAAAGATGCAAAACAATGGACAATGGTAAGCCGCCAAGTAGAAGAGTGCATTTATCCAAACCTAACTCGAATTCAGCAAGAGCATTTTGCACCAGAAGATGCGTATATTCATGCACAATATGTCTTATTTTATCCCTTGGAAGACATTATTGGAGAAGATTATGTAAAAATGATTCAAAATGACTCTAAATCAATGGGATATGCAAAGTATCAGTTTAAAAAATATAAGACTACGATGGTCCCAGATTTAGATATGGAACAATGTAAGATACTAAGAGAGAAAGCAAAAAATGATCTAGCCGTACTCAAAGGCGAATATTTGAGTGGAATGGCTGAGGATAAACAAGAGCAACCTAGTCCCTCAAATGATGTTGCAACAGATAATAATAAATTCTTCTTTGACATCATCAAATGGGGTTCTGCATTATTATTATAA
- a CDS encoding DUF2254 domain-containing protein, with translation MMYQWLLAFNKPSNKLWVTPTYWAVLTVIFILSLKFGTRFFTEAIFPDISHETLSNLLNIIASSMLAVSTFSLSIMVSAFSSAANSATPRATDLVMGDEHTRTAISSFICAFIYAIIAQTALGMEFYGQNGRFILFISTIAVLTYLIVTLIHWVYTLSQLGRLRNTLTKIEQVADTALQNYRANPQMGATWQGNLTARSKSLSAGISGYLTHIDIQTLQNKAEDANCYIHINVRPGELIAPDTILCFIEGKFDEPESIRNSFVFDQQRTFAQDPNWGMIVLSEAAQKALSPGINDPGTAINVMMIMTSLLLKEGEKDKNTKEFDRLSIKSIDCGEWIRDAFAPISRDGATILEVNLVMQKMLASIWRNAPEQKLSQAAFDMAENALKRAVQQIEFEPDVELLKQKHKSLFP, from the coding sequence ATGATGTATCAATGGCTTTTGGCATTTAATAAACCAAGTAATAAGTTATGGGTTACACCTACATATTGGGCAGTATTAACAGTTATTTTTATTTTATCGTTGAAATTTGGAACACGTTTTTTTACAGAAGCTATTTTCCCTGACATTTCCCATGAAACATTAAGTAACTTACTCAATATTATCGCTTCAAGTATGTTAGCGGTCAGTACTTTCTCATTATCTATTATGGTTTCCGCTTTTTCATCAGCAGCGAATAGTGCAACACCAAGAGCAACAGATTTAGTAATGGGTGATGAACATACAAGAACAGCAATCTCAAGTTTTATCTGTGCTTTTATTTATGCAATTATTGCTCAAACTGCTTTGGGTATGGAATTTTATGGGCAAAACGGTCGCTTTATTTTATTCATCAGTACCATTGCTGTGCTTACTTATCTCATTGTTACTCTAATTCATTGGGTTTACACGTTATCTCAATTAGGCAGGCTAAGAAATACATTAACGAAGATTGAACAAGTAGCAGACACTGCTTTACAAAACTATCGAGCTAATCCTCAAATGGGAGCTACTTGGCAAGGAAATTTAACAGCTCGATCTAAAAGTTTAAGTGCAGGAATTAGTGGTTATTTAACGCATATTGATATACAAACATTACAAAATAAAGCCGAAGATGCAAATTGCTATATTCATATTAATGTTCGCCCTGGGGAATTGATTGCACCTGATACCATTCTTTGTTTTATTGAAGGAAAGTTTGATGAACCAGAATCAATCAGAAATAGTTTTGTGTTCGATCAACAACGCACCTTTGCTCAAGATCCTAATTGGGGAATGATAGTGTTAAGTGAAGCTGCCCAAAAAGCATTATCGCCAGGGATCAATGATCCAGGTACGGCAATTAATGTGATGATGATTATGACATCTTTATTACTCAAAGAAGGTGAAAAGGATAAAAATACTAAAGAATTTGATCGACTTTCAATAAAATCAATTGATTGTGGTGAATGGATTCGAGATGCTTTTGCACCTATTTCACGTGATGGTGCAACTATTTTAGAAGTAAATTTAGTGATGCAAAAAATGTTGGCAAGTATTTGGCGAAATGCACCAGAACAAAAGCTCTCTCAAGCTGCATTTGATATGGCTGAGAACGCCCTGAAAAGAGCGGTACAGCAGATAGAATTTGAACCAGATGTTGAATTACTTAAACAAAAGCATAAATCCTTATTTCCATAG
- the lysM gene encoding peptidoglycan-binding protein LysM, with amino-acid sequence MGLFDFVADIGKKLFDKEEDASKVVTEHLAEDNPGVEDVKVTVENGTAKISGVASTAAAIEKAVLMAGNIAGINNVNIDEVKIESGEPLATDDEFYVIEKGDTLWKIAEKAYGNGAKYTAIVEANKEVIKDADKIFPGQKIRIPKSL; translated from the coding sequence ATGGGTTTATTTGATTTTGTTGCCGATATTGGTAAAAAATTATTTGATAAAGAAGAAGATGCATCGAAGGTTGTCACTGAACACCTAGCTGAAGATAATCCAGGTGTTGAGGATGTAAAAGTGACTGTTGAAAATGGAACAGCCAAAATTAGTGGGGTTGCTTCAACTGCTGCTGCGATTGAAAAAGCGGTGTTAATGGCAGGAAACATTGCGGGTATCAATAACGTAAATATTGATGAAGTTAAAATTGAAAGTGGTGAACCATTAGCAACAGATGATGAATTTTATGTAATAGAAAAAGGCGATACGCTTTGGAAAATTGCGGAAAAAGCTTATGGTAATGGTGCAAAATACACTGCAATTGTTGAAGCTAATAAAGAAGTTATCAAAGATGCGGATAAAATTTTCCCAGGCCAAAAGATCCGTATTCCTAAGAGTTTATAA
- a CDS encoding DIP1984 family protein, whose amino-acid sequence MKLAEALIERADLQRRLSQLTQRLQQNAQYQEGEKPTEDPNELLVEYSAVAEKLKVLIVKINLANNAVQLTNGTTMVEALAERDLLKTKHAMLISLADAAMPEQTRYSRSEIKSLSAVNVKAIRKQADEVAKQHRELDTQIQQANWLNEIE is encoded by the coding sequence ATGAAACTTGCAGAAGCTTTAATTGAACGTGCTGATTTACAACGTCGTTTATCACAATTAACCCAACGTTTACAACAAAATGCACAATATCAGGAAGGTGAAAAACCAACTGAAGATCCGAATGAATTATTAGTCGAGTACAGCGCAGTAGCTGAAAAGTTAAAAGTGTTAATTGTTAAGATTAATCTAGCCAATAACGCTGTCCAACTTACGAATGGTACAACAATGGTTGAAGCACTTGCTGAGCGTGATTTACTCAAAACAAAACATGCTATGTTAATAAGCCTTGCTGATGCGGCAATGCCAGAGCAAACACGATATAGTCGAAGTGAAATTAAGAGTTTATCGGCAGTGAATGTGAAAGCGATCAGAAAACAAGCCGATGAAGTGGCGAAACAGCACCGTGAATTGGATACTCAAATTCAACAAGCGAATTGGCTTAACGAGATCGAATAA